One part of the Arabidopsis thaliana chromosome 1 sequence genome encodes these proteins:
- a CDS encoding UDP-Glycosyltransferase superfamily protein (UDP-Glycosyltransferase superfamily protein; FUNCTIONS IN: transferase activity, transferring glycosyl groups; INVOLVED IN: biosynthetic process; LOCATED IN: cellular_component unknown; EXPRESSED IN: 22 plant structures; EXPRESSED DURING: 13 growth stages; CONTAINS InterPro DOMAIN/s: Glycosyl transferase, group 1 (InterPro:IPR001296); BEST Arabidopsis thaliana protein match is: UDP-Glycosyltransferase superfamily protein (TAIR:AT1G19710.1); Has 7008 Blast hits to 7002 proteins in 1487 species: Archae - 264; Bacteria - 4740; Metazoa - 98; Fungi - 57; Plants - 126; Viruses - 0; Other Eukaryotes - 1723 (source: NCBI BLink).), producing the protein MVKASTMQRKRWALMVLLFLSVSTVCMILVRSSFETCSISSQFVEEKNGESSAAKFQSNPLDFMKSKLVLLVSHELSLSGGPLLLMELAFLLRGVGADVVWITNQKPLEDDEVVYSLEHKMLDRGVQVISAKGQKAVDTSLKADLIVLNTAVAGKWLDAVLKENVVKVLPKILWWIHEMRGHYFNADLVKHLPFVAGAMIDSHATAGYWKNRTQARLGIKMPKTYVVHLGNSKELMEVAEDSVAKRVLREHVRESLGVRNEDLLFGIINSVSRGKGQDLFLRAFHESLERIKEKKLQVPTMHAVVVGSDMSKQTKFETELRNFVREKKLENFVHFVNKTLTVAPYIAAIDVLVQNSQARGECFGRITIEAMAFKLPVLGTAAGGTMEIVVNGTTGLLHSAGKEGVIPLAKNIVKLATQVELRLRMGKNGYERVKEMFLEHHMSHRIASVLKEVLQHAKARALR; encoded by the exons ATGGTCAAAGCGTCGACGATGCAAAGGAAGAGATGGGCACtgatggttttgttgtttctatCTGTATCAACAGTGTGTATGATTCTCGTGAGATCTAGCTTTGAAACCTGTAGCATTAGTAGCCAATTCGTGGAAGAAAAGAATGGAGAAAGCAGCGCCGCGAAGTTTCAATCGAATCCTCTAGATTTCATGAAATCGAAGCTCGTTTTGTTAGTATCCCACGAGCTATCACTCTCAG GTGGACCTTTGCTATTGATGGAATTGGCGTTTTTGTTAAGAGGAGTTGGTGCTGACGTTGTTTGGATCACTAATCAAAAGCCacttgaagatgatgaagttgTCTATAGTCTTGAACACAAGATGTTGGATCGAGGAGTTCAG GTTATCTCTGCAAAGGGTCAGAAAGCTGTAGATACATCTCTCAAGGCtgatttgattgttcttaataCTGCTGTGGCTGGGAAATGGCTTGATGCTgttctaaaagaaaatgttgttAAAGTTCTACCTAAGATCCTATGGTGGATTCATGAGATGAGAGGACACTATTTCAATGCTGATTTGGTCAAACACCTCCCCTTTGTTGCAGGGGCCATGATTGATTCGCATGCAACAGCTGGATActggaaaaacagaacacaagcTCGCCTAGG GATTAAAATGCCCAAAACTTACGTTGTGCACCTAGGAAATAGCAAGGAATTGATGGAAGTAGCTGAAGATAGTGTTGCCAAGAGAGTTCTCCGTGAGCACGTCCGAGAATCTCTTggagtgcggaatgaagacTTACTCTTTGGCATTATTAATA GTGTATCGCGTGGAAAAGGCCAGGATCTGTTCCTCCGAGCCTTCCACGAAAGTCttgaaagaatcaaagagaagaaacttcAGGTACCAACAATGCATGCAGTAGTAGTAGGAAGCGACATGAGCAAGCAGACAAAGTTCGAGACAGAGCTACGCAACTTTGTCCGAGAAAAGAAACTTGAGAACTTTGTCCACTTCGTCAACAAAACTCTAACCGTAGCACCATATATAGCAGCCATAGACGTTCTTGTCCAAAACTCCCAAGCCAGAGGAGAATGCTTTGGGAGAATAACAATCGAAGCCATGGCCTTTAAGCTACCTGTACTTGGTACTGCAGCCGGAGGAACAATGGAGATTGTAGTGAATGGAACGACTGGTCTGTTACATAGTGCAGGGAAAGAAGGAGTGATACCTCTCGCCAAGAACATAGTGAAGTTGGCGACGCAAGTTGAGTTACGGCTGAGAATGGGAAAAAATGGGTATGAGAGAGTAAAAGAGATGTTTTTGGAACATCATATGTCACATCGAATAGCTTCGGTACTCAAAGAAGTCTTGCAACACGCAAAGGCTCGTGCTTTACGATGA
- the bZIP44 gene encoding basic leucine-zipper 44 (basic leucine-zipper 44 (bZIP44); FUNCTIONS IN: DNA binding, protein heterodimerization activity, sequence-specific DNA binding transcription factor activity; INVOLVED IN: regulation of transcription, DNA-dependent; LOCATED IN: chloroplast; CONTAINS InterPro DOMAIN/s: Basic-leucine zipper (bZIP) transcription factor (InterPro:IPR004827), bZIP transcription factor, bZIP-1 (InterPro:IPR011616); BEST Arabidopsis thaliana protein match is: G-box binding factor 6 (TAIR:AT4G34590.1); Has 1464 Blast hits to 1464 proteins in 82 species: Archae - 0; Bacteria - 0; Metazoa - 1; Fungi - 23; Plants - 1428; Viruses - 0; Other Eukaryotes - 12 (source: NCBI BLink).), giving the protein MNNKTEMGSSTSGNCSSVSTTGLANSGSESDLRQRDLIDERKRKRKQSNRESARRSRMRKQKHLDDLTAQVTHLRKENAQIVAGIAVTTQHYVTIEAENDILRAQDSVWRPVRDYSTVDYSTA; this is encoded by the exons atgaataataaaaCTGAAATGGGATCTTCCACAAGTGGAAATTGCTCGTCGGTTTCAACCACTGGTTTAGCTAACTCCGGTTCAGAATCTGATCTCCGGCAACGTGATCTAATCGACGAGcggaagagaaagaggaaacaGTCGAACAGAGAATCTGCGAGGAGGTCGAGGATGAGGAAGCAGAAGCATTTGGATGATCTCACTGCTCAGGTGACTCATCTACGTAAAGAAAACGCTCAGATCGTCGCCGGAATCGCCGTCACGACGCAGCACTACGTCACTATCGAGGCGGAGAACGACATTCTCAGAGCTCAG gattCGGTATGGAGACCGGTCAGGGATTATTCGACGGTGGATTATTCGACGGCGTGA
- the BLH3 gene encoding BEL1-like homeodomain 3, producing the protein MAVYYPNSVGMQSLYQESIYLNEQQQQQQQASSSSAASFSEIVSGDVRNNEMVFIPPTSDVAVNGNVTVSSNDLSFHGGGLSLSLGNQIQSAVSVSPFQYHYQNLSNQLSYNNLNPSTMSDENGKSLSVHQHHSDQILPSSVYNNNGNNGVGFYNNYRYETSGFVSSVLRSRYLKPTQQLLDEVVSVRKDLKLGNKKMKNDKGQDFHNGSSDNITEDDKSQSQELSPSERQELQSKKSKLLTMVDEVDKRYNQYHHQMEALASSFEMVTGLGAAKPYTSVALNRISRHFRCLRDAIKEQIQVIRGKLGERETSDEQGERIPRLRYLDQRLRQQRALHQQLGMVRPAWRPQRGLPENSVSILRAWLFEHFLHPYPKESEKIMLSKQTGLSKNQVLIGSIFGLAFI; encoded by the exons ATGGCTGTGTATTACCCTAATAGTGTCGGCATGCAATCTCTTTACCAAGAATCCATTTACCTCAacgaacaacaacaacaacaacaacaagcttcttcttcctctgctgcATCTTTCTCCGAGATTGTTTCCGGTGATGTTCGAAACAACGAGATGGTATTTATCCCACCAACAAGCGACGTAGCCGTCAACGGAAACGTAACGGTGTCAAGTAACGATCTAAGCTTTCACGGTGGAGGACTTTCTTTAAGTCTTGGTAATCAGATCCAGTCAGCTGTCTCTGTTTCTCCGTTTCAGTATCATTACCAGAATCTTTCGAACCAATTGAGTTACAATAATCTTAATCCTTCTACTATGTCTGATGAGAATGGGAAGAGCTTGAGTGTTCATCAGCATCACTCTGATCAAATTTTACCTTCCTCTGtttacaacaacaatggtAATAATGGTGTTGGATTCTACAACAATTACCGTTACGAGACATCAGGGTTTGTGAGTAGTGTACTGAGATCTCGTTACCTTAAACCAACACAACAATTGCTTGATGAAGTTGTTAGTGTAAGGAAAGATTTGAAATTGGGgaataagaagatgaagaatgaTAAAGGTCAAGACTTTCACAATGGGTCTAGTGATAACATTACAGAAGATGATAAATCTCAATCGCAGGAGTTGTCTCCTTCAGAACGTCAGGAGCTACAGAGCAAGAAGAGCAAGCTTTTAACAATGGTGGATGAG GTAGATAAAAGGTATAACCAATACCATCATCAAATGGAAGCTTTAGCATCGTCTTTCGAGATGGTAACAGGTCTTGGAGCAGCTAAGCCTTACACATCCGTAGCTCTGAATAGAATCTCTCGCCATTTCCGCTGTTTACGCGACGCGATAAAAGAACAGATTCAGGTGATCAGAGGGAAGCTTGGGGAGAGAGAGACTTCTGATGAACAAGGAGAGAGGATACCGCGTCTTAGGTACTTAGATCAACGGTTGAGACAACAGAGAGCTTTGCATCAACAACTTGGAATGGTTAGACCAGCTTGGAGACCACAAAGAGGCTTACCTGAAAACTCTGTCTCTATACTTCGAGCTTGGCTCTTTGAGCATTTCCTTCATCC ATATCCTAAAGAATCAGAGAAAATCATGCTTTCAAAGCAGACAGGACTATCGAAAAACCAGGTTCTTATTGGCTCAATCTTTGGTCTTGCTTTTATATGA
- the BLH3 gene encoding BEL1-like homeodomain 3 (BEL1-like homeodomain 3 (BLH3); CONTAINS InterPro DOMAIN/s: Homeobox (InterPro:IPR001356), Homeodomain-like (InterPro:IPR009057), POX (InterPro:IPR006563), Homeodomain-related (InterPro:IPR012287); BEST Arabidopsis thaliana protein match is: BEL1-like homeodomain 10 (TAIR:AT1G19700.3); Has 5228 Blast hits to 5212 proteins in 344 species: Archae - 0; Bacteria - 24; Metazoa - 2027; Fungi - 328; Plants - 2469; Viruses - 0; Other Eukaryotes - 380 (source: NCBI BLink).), with product MAVYYPNSVGMQSLYQESIYLNEQQQQQQQASSSSAASFSEIVSGDVRNNEMVFIPPTSDVAVNGNVTVSSNDLSFHGGGLSLSLGNQIQSAVSVSPFQYHYQNLSNQLSYNNLNPSTMSDENGKSLSVHQHHSDQILPSSVYNNNGNNGVGFYNNYRYETSGFVSSVLRSRYLKPTQQLLDEVVSVRKDLKLGNKKMKNDKGQDFHNGSSDNITEDDKSQSQELSPSERQELQSKKSKLLTMVDEVDKRYNQYHHQMEALASSFEMVTGLGAAKPYTSVALNRISRHFRCLRDAIKEQIQVIRGKLGERETSDEQGERIPRLRYLDQRLRQQRALHQQLGMVRPAWRPQRGLPENSVSILRAWLFEHFLHPYPKESEKIMLSKQTGLSKNQVANWFINARVRLWKPMIEEMYKEEFGESAELLSNSNQDTKKMQETSQLKHEDSSSSQQQNQGNNNNNIPYTSDAEQNLVFADPKPDRATTGDYDSLMNYHGFGIDDYNRYVGLGNQQDGRYSNPHQLHDFVV from the exons ATGGCTGTGTATTACCCTAATAGTGTCGGCATGCAATCTCTTTACCAAGAATCCATTTACCTCAacgaacaacaacaacaacaacaacaagcttcttcttcctctgctgcATCTTTCTCCGAGATTGTTTCCGGTGATGTTCGAAACAACGAGATGGTATTTATCCCACCAACAAGCGACGTAGCCGTCAACGGAAACGTAACGGTGTCAAGTAACGATCTAAGCTTTCACGGTGGAGGACTTTCTTTAAGTCTTGGTAATCAGATCCAGTCAGCTGTCTCTGTTTCTCCGTTTCAGTATCATTACCAGAATCTTTCGAACCAATTGAGTTACAATAATCTTAATCCTTCTACTATGTCTGATGAGAATGGGAAGAGCTTGAGTGTTCATCAGCATCACTCTGATCAAATTTTACCTTCCTCTGtttacaacaacaatggtAATAATGGTGTTGGATTCTACAACAATTACCGTTACGAGACATCAGGGTTTGTGAGTAGTGTACTGAGATCTCGTTACCTTAAACCAACACAACAATTGCTTGATGAAGTTGTTAGTGTAAGGAAAGATTTGAAATTGGGgaataagaagatgaagaatgaTAAAGGTCAAGACTTTCACAATGGGTCTAGTGATAACATTACAGAAGATGATAAATCTCAATCGCAGGAGTTGTCTCCTTCAGAACGTCAGGAGCTACAGAGCAAGAAGAGCAAGCTTTTAACAATGGTGGATGAG GTAGATAAAAGGTATAACCAATACCATCATCAAATGGAAGCTTTAGCATCGTCTTTCGAGATGGTAACAGGTCTTGGAGCAGCTAAGCCTTACACATCCGTAGCTCTGAATAGAATCTCTCGCCATTTCCGCTGTTTACGCGACGCGATAAAAGAACAGATTCAGGTGATCAGAGGGAAGCTTGGGGAGAGAGAGACTTCTGATGAACAAGGAGAGAGGATACCGCGTCTTAGGTACTTAGATCAACGGTTGAGACAACAGAGAGCTTTGCATCAACAACTTGGAATGGTTAGACCAGCTTGGAGACCACAAAGAGGCTTACCTGAAAACTCTGTCTCTATACTTCGAGCTTGGCTCTTTGAGCATTTCCTTCATCC ATATCCTAAAGAATCAGAGAAAATCATGCTTTCAAAGCAGACAGGACTATCGAAAAACCAG GTTGCAAATTGGTTTATTAACGCGAGAGTTCGACTATGGAAACCAATGATTGAAGAGATGTATAAAGAAGAGTTTGGAGAATCAGCAGAGTTACTCTCTAACTCTAATCAAGACACCAAAAAAATGCAGGAAACATCTCAGCTCAAACACGAAGACTCTTCGTCTTCGCAACAACAGAATCagggaaacaacaacaacaacatcccATATACATCTGATGCAGAACAAAACCTAGTCTTTGCAGATCCTAAACCAGACCGTGCTACTACTGGAGATTACGACAGCTTGATGAACTATCATGGGTTTGGTATTGATGATTACAATCGTTACGTTGGCCTTGGAAACCAACAAGATGGCAGATATTCTAATCCCCATCAATTACACGACTTTGTTGTCTAA
- the BBD1 gene encoding bifunctional nuclease in basal defense response 1, with the protein MRSVQAPVVCPAIRPRQVGACASLVNYTGLKPRSQFWGNRTKGVKSQGTTTTITLRLCNKSIKCVFSSHSDGNGSTAENFNENDEEYVNSSVVEAVEVKSGADGFMVKMRDGRQLRCVHNNPQGGHLPDYAPHPAIVLKMEDGTGLLLPIIVLEMPSVLLMAAMTNVQIARPTMYQVVKEMVDKMGYEVRLVRVTKRVHEAYFAQLFLSKVGNASECVSFDLRPSDAINIAVRCKIPIQVNKYLAYSDGMRVIESGKISTPAPASDGLLFTEQDRPNGQACLDTKEFNILSKMMQAVDEERYDEAAEWRDKLGQFRAKRNLRKYT; encoded by the exons ATGAGATCGGTTCAAGCACCAGTTGTTTGTCCTGCAATTCGACCAAGACAAGTAGGTGCATGTGCTTCACTAGTCAACTACACTGGTCTGAAACCTAGAAGCCAATTTTGGGGTAATCGGACAAAAGGTGTCAAGTCTCAGGGCACTACCACAACAATCACTCTTAGATTGTGCAACAAGAGTATCAAGTGTGTTTTCAGCTCTCACTCTGATGGTAATGGAAGCACTGCTGAAAATTTCAATGAAAATGATGAGGAATATGTTAACTCTAGTGTAGTGGAAGCTG TTGAAGTAAAAAGTGGAGCAGATGGTTTTATGGTGAAGATGAGGGATGGTAGGCAACTACGATGTGTCCATAACAATCCTCAAGGAGGGCATTTACCAGATTATGCTCCACACCCTGCTATTGTCTTGAAAATGGAAGATGGAACTGGTCTTCTCCTTCCGATTATCGTCT TGGAGATGCCTAGTGTGTTACTTATGGCAGCAATGACCAATGTCCAAATT GCAAGACCAACCATGTATCAAGTGGTGAAGGAAATGGTGGACAAGATGGGTTACGAA GTTAGACTTGTTAGAGTCACCAAAAGAGTTCACGAGGCATATTTTGCCCAGTTATTCCTTTCAAAG GTGGGTAATGCCTCGGAGTGTGTCAGCTTTGATCTTAGGCCTTCAGATGCAATCAATATAGCTGTTAGATGCAAG ATACCTATCCAAGTGAACAAGTACCTTGCATATAGTGATGGAATGAGAGTCATTGAGTCAGGGAAGATATCAACACCGGCACCAGCTTCAGATGGTTTATTATTTACTGAACAAGACCG ACCAAATGGTCAGGCTTGTCTTGATACGAAAGAGTTCAATATTTTGAGCAAAATGATGCAAGCCGTTGATGAAGAGCGATATGATGAAGCCG CTGAGTGGAGAGACAAGCTTGGTCAGTTTCGGGCCAAACGTAACTTGAGGAAATACACATGA
- the bZIP44 gene encoding basic leucine-zipper 44 (basic leucine-zipper 44 (bZIP44); FUNCTIONS IN: DNA binding, protein heterodimerization activity, sequence-specific DNA binding transcription factor activity; INVOLVED IN: regulation of transcription, DNA-dependent; LOCATED IN: chloroplast; CONTAINS InterPro DOMAIN/s: Basic-leucine zipper (bZIP) transcription factor (InterPro:IPR004827), bZIP transcription factor, bZIP-1 (InterPro:IPR011616); BEST Arabidopsis thaliana protein match is: G-box binding factor 6 (TAIR:AT4G34590.1); Has 1696 Blast hits to 1696 proteins in 109 species: Archae - 0; Bacteria - 0; Metazoa - 3; Fungi - 67; Plants - 1605; Viruses - 0; Other Eukaryotes - 21 (source: NCBI BLink).), which translates to MNNKTEMGSSTSGNCSSVSTTGLANSGSESDLRQRDLIDERKRKRKQSNRESARRSRMRKQKHLDDLTAQVTHLRKENAQIVAGIAVTTQHYVTIEAENDILRAQVLELNHRLQSLNEIVDFVESSSSGFGMETGQGLFDGGLFDGVMNPMNLGFYNQPIMASASTAGDVFNC; encoded by the coding sequence atgaataataaaaCTGAAATGGGATCTTCCACAAGTGGAAATTGCTCGTCGGTTTCAACCACTGGTTTAGCTAACTCCGGTTCAGAATCTGATCTCCGGCAACGTGATCTAATCGACGAGcggaagagaaagaggaaacaGTCGAACAGAGAATCTGCGAGGAGGTCGAGGATGAGGAAGCAGAAGCATTTGGATGATCTCACTGCTCAGGTGACTCATCTACGTAAAGAAAACGCTCAGATCGTCGCCGGAATCGCCGTCACGACGCAGCACTACGTCACTATCGAGGCGGAGAACGACATTCTCAGAGCTCAGGTTCTTGAACTTAACCACCGTCTCCAATCTCTTAACGAGATCGTTGATTTCGtcgaatcttcttcttcaggattCGGTATGGAGACCGGTCAGGGATTATTCGACGGTGGATTATTCGACGGCGTGATGAATCCTatgaatctagggttttatAATCAACCAATCATGGCTTCTGCTTCTACTGCTGGTGATGTTTTCAACTGTTAG
- a CDS encoding RING/U-box superfamily protein (RING/U-box superfamily protein; FUNCTIONS IN: zinc ion binding; INVOLVED IN: N-terminal protein myristoylation; LOCATED IN: chloroplast; EXPRESSED IN: 17 plant structures; EXPRESSED DURING: 9 growth stages; CONTAINS InterPro DOMAIN/s: Zinc finger, RING-type (InterPro:IPR001841); BEST Arabidopsis thaliana protein match is: RING/U-box superfamily protein (TAIR:AT1G19680.1); Has 285 Blast hits to 222 proteins in 39 species: Archae - 0; Bacteria - 2; Metazoa - 15; Fungi - 19; Plants - 178; Viruses - 0; Other Eukaryotes - 71 (source: NCBI BLink).) — protein MGSVCCVAVKDRKVPPSGGPASSSVHRNSACSPQWSFRRDNRRRVADEIEGSPYYSPYVASRGISMDKMSLGSERGTLSEGGTPPDGHLGTPASQKSATPEMSTNSMVPPSSGSSLASSDLIEVKNLVDSPGIVPSAQSKPLFSTPSLPNPVSDLSSAHTRLLPPKSTPSRRARRSPGHQLFRQVSDSQILGLKSPINNYSISEGRSSFVLSTCSNDFATGSQYASSEGGWSMNTFSELVAYSQRDRWSFDSEHLGSGRRKLSGGSSRFSFSPSVVDQQVCGACSKLLTERSSIATFELPIAAVLACGHVYHAECLETMTTDIEKYDPACPICTIGEKRVAKITRKALKAEAEAKAKQYKRCKNRVVDSYGESECDEFVFQKMGKREGKALKLEASCSSKSSSNKSFLKWHFASISSKWNKPSSKDSALKKGFWSRHRNNRSSSSIEGLNQTSPL, from the exons ATGGGTTCAGTTTGTTGTGTAGCTGTGAAAGACAGAAAGGTTCCTCCTAGTGGTGGACCTGCGAGTTCATCTGTTCATCGGAATTCAGCATGTTCGCCACAATGGAGTTTTCGACGTGATAATAGGAGGCGAGTGGCTGATGAGATTGAGGGTTCACCTTATTACAGTCCTTATGTTGCGAGTAGAGGTATTAGTATGGATAAGATGTCATTAGGCTCTGAGAGAGGAACTTTATCTGAAGGAGGAACCCCTCCTGATGGACATTTAGGGACTCCTGCTTCTCAGAAATCAGCAACTCCGGAAATGAGCACCAATTCCATGGTTCCACCTTCTTCAg GTTCATCCTTGGCAAGCAGTGATCTCATTGAG GTGAAGAACTTAGTTGACTCACCTGGAATTGTCCCTTCAGCTCAATCGAAGCCTTTGTTCTCCACGCCTTCTCTTCCCAATCCAGTTAGTGATCTTTCATCGGCTCACACGCGTTTGCTTCCTCCTAAATCCACACCATCAAGACGGGCTCGGCGTTCACCTGGGCATCAGTTGTTTAGGCAGGTTTCTGATAGTCAAATTTTAGGACTGAAATCCCCAATTAATAATTACTCAATCTCAGAAGGAAGGTCGTCCTTTGTGCTTTCGACCTGTAGCAATGACTTCGCCACTGGATCCCAGTACGCATCTTCTGAAGGTGGCTGGTCTATGAACACTTTTTCTGAGCTCGTGGCATATTCTCAAAGGGATAGATGGTCCTTTGATAGCGAACACTTGGGTTCTGGCAGACGGAAACTAAGTGGTGGTAGCAGCAGATTCTCATTCTCCCCTTCCGTTGTTGATCAGCAGGTTTGTGGAGCTTGTTCAAAGTTGCTAACCGAGAGGTCTTCTATAGCCACTTTTGAGCTCCCAATCGCTGCTGTTCTTGCCTGTGGTCATGTTTACCACGCAGAGTGCTTAGAGACCATGACTACTGATATAGAGAAGTATGATCCTGCTTGTCCCATATGCACAATTGGGGAGAAACGGGTTGCGAAAATAACAAGGAAAGCCCTAAAAGCGGAGGCGGAAGCAAAGGCAAAGCAGTACAAAAGATGTAAAAACCGTGTGGTAGATAGTTACGGTGAGAGTGAATGCGATGAGTTTGTATTCCAGAAAATGGGGAAACGAGAAGGCAAAGCTCTCAAGCTGGAAGCTAGTTGCAGTAGCAAGAGCTCGTCTAATAAGTCATTCTTGAAATGGCACTTTGCTTCTATCAGCTCCAAGTGGAATAAACCCTCGTCCAAAGACTCTGCATTGAAGAAGGGATTCTGGTCTAGACATCGAAATAACCGGTCTTCTTCAAGCATAGAG GGACTTAATCAGACATCTCCGCTATGA